The following coding sequences lie in one Drosophila bipectinata strain 14024-0381.07 chromosome XR, DbipHiC1v2, whole genome shotgun sequence genomic window:
- the Caf1-180 gene encoding chromatin assembly factor 1 subunit A-B, with protein MPAGIVKTPNSNGNGNQKTAERNSSGKKFVQTRLPFKLITPGGSAPGAAAPSSGAPEAETQEPRKRKLSYEEDVEPEGTSTSEDHLRRSTSKENLNVTGPAATKKAKTTEADEDAMAEDVIELDDEEDEVVSVKEVAEAKEPKVTKPAKKSLPKDKQNSTKAKEKLNSSKSKESKSSPAPPIQIKLPLGNKRPKRRKSLKKSDETVDSSPIDSSKPGSESSDDIEAIAEELNPQKKPKVQENKDEDVVELLDDDQEENEEAVEKAKEASKETKKTDGNKKSIMDLFASKKGDGKKKAENKQPKEKENAKKDEESAGKEEKKVEAENKPAEKPKKNLKKSPSKQDSPKVAKEKATTVKNSKEEKPNEKNSKKKETTDKETIEEAKPTEKPKKNAEKSPKNQENSKDTNTPNQEIPGSKETLKISEEEAKKATDISVLLSSSENEQSSSDHEMEVDTDTPARSMHKDTPSRRSLPEASDGPQKNLTPKQQRLLEQRKKAREEKEQKLAEERRLKQVEKEQREQQKKQEREEKEQQRKLEKDQKEQQKKLEREEKERKRQAEVDTKNEEKRKRNEAKEEVQRKKDEERRKKEQEREEAEQKKKRAAESFSKFFVPKQPKSGSGASATSYLEHEQSSCDSTKASSQTLAFRPFQVKDDMLLAPVIRANLGQEERSQLDGLFREKQEDDEDEDEDIGRRKRPNRAHLYLSELNSGRRKPLQMQRDTRLQRRTKDEEDEDEVQVIDDLSTAGLPIEEEKPKQLARMRAKYLHFADNRRPPYYGTWRKKSRTISARRPLALDKKLFDYELDSDCEWEEEEPGESLSASEDEKERESEEESEEEYNEWYVPHGHLSDEELQNDGEMDDGHTREAQKAKLQVLQQEFAQEMKKQTKKIKPRLLGPVWLDENGNKSELFPAMFAHTIDMYACWQVGPLSLEPPPEPEREDQPPDAPVPLQLDERLLQQLVRLTHGNRNSKVFLINEYLEYLKTQEGGGEGAVLPSKTLVREKFDELASWKHVELTTPDLNTSASSAKKAKKPKKRLCWVVPPEILEKFHLPDLSLQNQWDYTLTPKITEGPDAQQHELSPPAEAAEATASPTVATATPTSSGATTPNTGGGTKKRATLLMSVPRDQPIQTAAKNALISQFLRRRSDSAGGNPGKDKDNTPTKPKGKERPPTVSEDVVMLSD; from the exons ATGCCCGCAGGCATTGTGAAAACCCCGAACagcaatggaaatggaaaccaGAAGACCGCAGAGCGGAATTCTAGTGGCAAGAAGTTTGTGCAGACGCGTCTGCCATTCAAGTTAATAACCCCGGGTGGGAGTGCTCCTGGGGCGGCAGCCCCGTCTTCTGGAGCCCCTGAAGCAGAGACGCAGGAGCCGCGCAAAAGAAAACTTTCCTACGAGGAGGATGTGGAACCAGAGGGCACTTCTACCTCCGAGGACCATCTTAGGCGTTCCACCAGCAAGGAGAACTTGAACGTGACAGGTCCAGCAGCCACGAAGAAGGCCAAGACCACGGAAGCCGATGAGGACGCCATGGCGGAGGATGTCATTGAACTAGACGATGAGGAAGACGAGGTGGTGTCAGTAAAGGAAGTCGCGGAAGCCAAGGAACCAAAGGTGACGAAGCCAGCCAAGAAATCCCTGCCCAAGGACAAACAAAACTCTACCAAGGCCAAGGAAAAACTGAACTCCTCCAAGTCAAAAGAATCCAAGAGCTCACCGGCCCCACCCATTCAAATTAAACTACCCTTGGGCAACAAGCGACCAAAACGTAGGAAATCCCTCAAGAAATCCGACGAAACGGTCGACAGTTCACCAATAGATTCCTCCAAGCCGGGAAGTGAGTCCAGCGACGATATCGAAGCCATCGCCGAGGAGCTAAACCCTCAAAAGAAGCCAAAAGTTCAGGAAAACAAAGATGAGGATGTCGTAGAGTTATTGGACGACGACCAGGAGGAGAACGAAGAGGCTGTTGAGAAGGCAAAGGAAGCTAGCAAGGAGACCAAGAAGACAGACGGAAACAAAAAGTCCATCATGGATCTATTCGCGTCCAAAAAAGGAGACGGCAAGAAGAAAGCAGAAAACAAGCAGccaaaagaaaaggaaaacgcaaaaaaaGATGAAGAATCAGCGGGCAAAGAAGAGAAAAAAGTAGAAGCAGAGAACAAACCGGCGGAGAAACCCAAGAAGAACTTGAAAAAGAGTCCCAGCAAGCAGGATTCGCCCAAGGTCGCAAAGGAAAAGGCAACAACAGTGAAGAATTCCAAAGAAGAGAAACCCAACGAGAAGAATTCCAAAAAGAAGGAAACCACAGATAAAGAGACAATCGAAGAAGCAAAACCGACAGAGAAGCCCAAGAAGAATGCCGAGAAGAGCCCCAAGAATCAGGAGAACTCCAAGGACACAAACACTCCAAACCAGGAGATACCAGGTTCCAAGGAAACTCTAAAAATAAGCGAAGAAGAAGCCAAGAAAGCGACTGACATTTCTGTACTCCTCTCCAGTAGCGAGAACGAGCAGTCCAGCAGTGATCACGAGATGGAGGTGGACACAGATACTCCGGCTCGATCCATGCATAAGGACACTCCGTCGCGGAGGAGTTTGCCAGAGGCATCCGATGGGCCTCAAAAGAACCTTACCCCCAAGCAACAGCGCCTCCTGGAACAGCGGAAGAAGGCACGGGAGGAGAAGGAGCAGAAGCTGGCCGAGGAGCGGCGCCTGAAGCAGGTGGAGAAAGAGCAGCGGGAACAGCAGAAGAAGCAGGAGCGCGAggagaaggagcagcagcGCAAGCTGGAGAAGGACCAGAAGGAGCAGCAGAAGAAGCTGGAGCGCGAGGAGAAGGAACGCAAGCGGCAGGCGGAGGTGGACACCAAGAACGAGGAGAAGCGCAAGCGCAACGAGGCCAAGGAGGAAGTGCAGCGCAAAAAGGACGAGGAGCGCCGCAAGAAGGAGCAGGAGCGCGAGGAGGCCGAACAGAAGAAGAAGCGGGCCGCCGAGTCCTTCTCCAAGTTCTTTGTGCCCAAGCAGCCGAAGTCCGGATCCGGAGCCAGTGCCACGTCCTACCTGGAGCACGAGCAGAGCAGCTGCGACAGCACCAAGGCCAGCAGCCAGACCCTGGCCTTCCGTCCCTTCCAAGTCAAAGACGACATGCTGCTGGCTCCGGTCATCAGGGCCAATCTCGGCCAGGAGGAGCGTTCTCAGCTGGACGGTCTTTTCCGGGAGAAGCAGGAGGATGACGAGGACGAAGACGAGGACATTGGCCGTCGGAAGCGACCCAACCGCGCCCACTTGTATCTCAGCGAACTGAACAGCGGCCGGCGGAAGCCACTCCAAATGCAACGGGACACCAGGCTGCAGCGACGCACCAAGGACGAAGAGGACGAGGACGAAGTCCAAGTGATAG ATGACCTCTCCACGGCGGGTCTGCCCATCGAGGAAGAGAAGCCGAAGCAGCTGGCCAGGATGCGGGCCAAGTACCTGCACTTTGCGGACAACCGCAGGCCGCCCTACTACGGAACGTGGCGGAAAAAGAGCCGCACCATCTCCGCCCGTCGCCCTCTGGCCCTGGACAAG AAACTCTTTGACTACGAACTGGACTCCGATTGCGAgtgggaggaggaggagccggGTGAGTCCCTGAGCGCCAGCGAGGACGAGAAGGAGCGCGAGTCGGAGGAGGAGTCCGAGGAGGAGTACAACGAGTGGTATGTGCCCCACGGTCATCTCAGTGACGAGGAGCTGCAGAACGATGGCGAAATGGACGACGGGCACACGCGGGAGGCCCAGAAGGCCAAGCTCCAAGTGCTGCAGCAGGAGTTCGCCCAGGAGATGAAAAAGCAGACGAAGAAGATCAAGCCCCGGCTGCTGGGACCCGTTTGGCTGGACGAGAACGGCAACAAATCGGAGCTATTCCCGGCCATGTTCGCCCACACCATCGACATGTACGCCTGTTGGCAAGTGGGGCCGCTGAGCCTGGAGCCGCCACCGGAGCCAGAGCGCGAGGATCAGCCGCCGGATGCACCAGTACCGCTGCAACTGGACGAACGCCTTTTGCAGCAGCTGGTGCGCCTCACGCACGGCAACCGCAATTCCAAAGTCTTTCTGATCAACGAGTATTTGGAGTACCTGAAGACGCAGGAGGGCGGCGGAGAGGGCGCTGTCCTGCCCTCGAAAACGCTAGTCCGCGAGAAGTTCGACGAGCTCGCCAGCTGGAAGCACGTGGAGCTGACCACCCCCGATCTGAACACATCGGCCAGCAGCGCGAAGAAGGCCAAGAAGCCGAAGAAGCGACTCTGCTGGGTGGTGCCTCCGGAAATCCTCGAGAAGTTCCACCTGCCCGATCTTAGCCTGCAAAACCAGTGGGACTACACCTTGACCCCAAAGATCACCGAGGGTCCCGATGCCCAGCAGCACGAGTTGAGTCCCCCGGCAGAGGCGGCAGAGGCCACAGCCTCGCCGACAGTTGccactgccacgcccacatcaTCTGGTGCCACAACGCCCAATACGGGGGGCGGCACTAAAAAGCGGGCCACTCTGCTGATGTCCGTGCCTCGGGACCAGCCGATTCAGACGGCCGCCAAGAACGCCCTGATCAGTCAGTTCCTGCGACGGCGAAGCGACTCCGCCGGCGGTAATCCCGGTAAGGACAAGGACAACACTCCGACGAAACCGAAAGGAAAGGAGCGACCGCCCACCGTCTCCGAGGATGTGGTGATGCTTTCGGATTAG